In Pseudomonas fluorescens, the following are encoded in one genomic region:
- a CDS encoding iron-containing redox enzyme family protein, protein MSFFDRLQQATEQERNELFNLPIIRDALQGDVSLESYRGFLAQAYYHVRHTVPLMMACGARLPLRLEWLREAVCEYIEDEYGHEQWVLDDIQACGGDRDAVRDGRPSLPIELMVSFLYDLIARDNPVGLFGMVNVLEGTSIALATHAAGSIRQRLDLPESAFSYLSSHGSLDIEHMQTYRRLMNSLEDPGDQAAVIHASKVVYRLYADMFRGLPRNGENLHAPV, encoded by the coding sequence ATGAGTTTTTTTGACAGGCTGCAACAAGCCACCGAGCAAGAACGTAATGAGCTGTTCAACCTGCCGATCATCCGTGATGCGCTGCAGGGCGACGTCAGCCTGGAAAGTTACCGGGGCTTTCTGGCACAGGCCTATTACCACGTGCGCCATACCGTGCCATTGATGATGGCCTGCGGTGCGCGCCTGCCATTGCGCCTGGAATGGCTGCGCGAAGCGGTATGTGAATACATCGAGGACGAATACGGCCACGAACAATGGGTACTCGATGACATTCAAGCCTGCGGCGGCGACAGGGACGCTGTACGGGACGGGCGCCCGTCATTGCCTATCGAGTTGATGGTCAGCTTCCTCTACGACCTGATCGCCAGGGACAATCCGGTGGGGCTGTTCGGCATGGTCAACGTACTCGAAGGCACGAGCATCGCCTTGGCCACCCACGCCGCTGGCAGTATTCGCCAGCGCCTGGACTTGCCGGAAAGCGCCTTCAGCTACCTCAGTTCCCACGGCTCACTGGATATCGAACATATGCAGACCTACCGTCGACTGATGAACAGCCTTGAAGACCCGGGCGACCAGGCCGCCGTCATTCATGCCTCCAAAGTGGTGTACCGGCTCTACGCCGATATGTTTCGTGGCTTGCCGCGTAACGGGGAGAACCTGCATGCGCCTGTCTGA
- a CDS encoding ATP-binding protein: MSSIRRRTLILIIGLMLAGLAVISVFNLHDSNHEIAEVYDAHLAQNARLLQGVMRMPMVSKDHADLYKAFNQALNEATPGAEGHPYETKIAFQVWNARNEVLVHTASSPSFSTPAVKPGFSDVVDLNNRHWRAFLLEDKQNNLRIWVGERDDVRMDLVDRIVRHTLWPNILGSLLLAAMIWLAIGWGLKPLVNMAATLRARKPGSLEPLQLTPLPTELEPMQAALNRMLAQIQEVMGRERRFIADAAHEMRTPLAVLRIHAENLMEAGSEEDRRASLEFLIAGVDRTSRLVNQLLTMARIEPGAGTEPPAPVDLASTVRDSLVQLTPWLLSKGLELVFDVSDDISLARVDPTSIDIALNNLVTNAANFSPRNGVITVRLVEKETSYELSVEDEGPGINEQDRDRLFERFYSRGNDQGAGLGLTIVKAIADRFGGRIKLENRTHGGLRATLEIRRF, from the coding sequence ATGAGCTCGATCCGGCGTCGCACCCTGATCCTGATCATCGGCCTGATGCTCGCCGGGCTGGCCGTGATCAGTGTGTTCAATCTGCACGACAGCAACCACGAAATCGCCGAAGTCTATGATGCCCATCTGGCCCAGAACGCTCGCCTGCTGCAAGGCGTCATGCGTATGCCCATGGTGAGCAAGGACCATGCGGATCTGTACAAGGCTTTCAACCAGGCCCTGAACGAGGCGACACCCGGGGCCGAGGGGCATCCGTATGAAACGAAGATTGCGTTTCAGGTCTGGAACGCCAGGAACGAAGTGCTGGTACATACGGCCAGTTCTCCGTCCTTCAGCACACCTGCGGTCAAACCGGGTTTCAGCGATGTAGTCGACCTGAACAACCGGCATTGGCGCGCCTTCCTGCTTGAAGACAAGCAGAACAACCTGCGCATCTGGGTCGGCGAACGGGACGATGTGCGAATGGACCTGGTGGACCGGATCGTACGCCACACGCTGTGGCCCAATATCCTGGGGAGTCTGTTGCTGGCCGCCATGATCTGGCTGGCCATCGGCTGGGGATTGAAGCCGCTGGTCAATATGGCTGCAACGCTGCGGGCCCGCAAGCCCGGCTCACTCGAACCCTTGCAATTGACGCCGCTACCCACTGAGCTTGAGCCCATGCAGGCCGCCCTCAATCGCATGCTCGCGCAAATTCAGGAAGTCATGGGGCGCGAGCGACGCTTTATCGCCGACGCCGCCCACGAAATGCGTACACCCCTGGCCGTGCTCAGGATCCACGCGGAAAACCTGATGGAGGCGGGGAGTGAAGAGGACCGTCGCGCATCGCTCGAATTCCTGATTGCCGGCGTGGACCGTACCAGCCGACTGGTCAATCAATTGCTGACGATGGCTCGTATTGAGCCTGGAGCAGGGACTGAACCGCCTGCACCTGTTGATCTGGCCAGCACCGTTCGCGACAGCCTGGTTCAGTTGACGCCCTGGTTGCTGAGCAAGGGGCTTGAACTGGTTTTTGATGTGAGCGACGACATCAGCCTTGCGAGAGTCGACCCAACCTCGATTGATATTGCCTTGAACAACCTGGTGACCAATGCGGCGAATTTCTCCCCCCGGAACGGAGTCATCACTGTAAGGCTGGTCGAAAAGGAAACCAGCTACGAGCTGTCTGTCGAGGATGAGGGGCCGGGCATCAATGAGCAAGATCGCGATCGGCTTTTCGAGCGTTTCTACAGCCGCGGAAATGACCAGGGTGCAGGGTTGGGGCTGACCATCGTCAAGGCCATTGCCGATCGCTTTGGTGGGCGGATCAAACTGGAGAACCGTACCCATGGAGGATTACGCGCTACGTTAGAAATCCGCCGCTTTTGA
- a CDS encoding PLP-dependent aminotransferase family protein: MKSSAGLLLSGIELDRASSIPLYRQLYLQIRKQILSGRIQGGVRLPSTRTLSKELQLSRISILNAFDQLIAEGFLTSRTGAGTYVGHEWENRGIDDDEHKRQPPRLSDLSQSMLSLRSDHFRGVSYAGWATGSPTSFLPSHSAYDAFPQSVWKRLMNRHLHKPTKAMLGYGELQGLLALREAIAEYVFDARGIDCTAEQVVIVSGAQQAFNLLGMLLLNPQDSFWMEDPGHIAARIALQAQGGLVVPLRIDEQGIDVQQGLAQCPDARLVFTTPSRQHPLGVTMSYARRQELIDWAAQNQSWIIEDDCDSEFRYNGRPLPALYAMDQWARVIYAGTFSKVLFPSLRLGYVILPNALIEPFCTLRAVMDRSPPTLLQAVTADFMREGHFLGHIRRMRALYQARQQALVEQLQLQLGGFFRITPVEAGMHLIAWLPAHLDDDTLASELSQHDIHTYALSDYCVAHVLPPALLIGFASTPEDQAAARVEALAQALDKMGYLQPTI; the protein is encoded by the coding sequence ATGAAATCCTCCGCAGGTTTGCTGTTGTCAGGTATCGAACTGGACCGTGCCAGTTCCATCCCCTTGTACCGCCAACTCTACTTGCAGATTCGCAAACAGATTCTCAGTGGCAGGATTCAGGGAGGCGTGCGCCTGCCGTCCACCCGGACCCTGAGCAAGGAACTGCAGCTGTCGCGAATCAGCATTCTCAATGCGTTCGATCAACTGATTGCCGAAGGTTTTCTGACGTCGCGGACCGGGGCCGGGACCTATGTCGGTCATGAGTGGGAAAACCGCGGTATCGATGACGATGAGCACAAGCGCCAGCCTCCTCGCCTGTCCGACCTGAGCCAGTCCATGCTGTCGTTGCGCAGCGATCATTTCCGCGGTGTTTCCTATGCCGGCTGGGCGACCGGGAGCCCGACCTCGTTCCTGCCCAGTCACAGTGCTTACGATGCGTTCCCGCAATCGGTCTGGAAGCGGCTGATGAATCGCCACCTGCATAAGCCAACCAAGGCCATGCTCGGCTATGGCGAACTGCAAGGGTTGCTGGCCCTGCGCGAGGCGATTGCCGAGTACGTCTTCGATGCCCGTGGCATCGACTGCACTGCCGAGCAGGTGGTCATCGTTTCCGGCGCCCAGCAAGCCTTCAACCTGCTGGGCATGCTGTTGCTCAATCCACAGGACAGCTTCTGGATGGAGGATCCGGGGCATATCGCGGCACGAATTGCGCTCCAGGCCCAAGGGGGTCTGGTCGTGCCGTTGCGTATCGACGAACAGGGGATCGATGTCCAGCAAGGCCTGGCTCAATGTCCTGACGCCCGCCTGGTGTTTACCACACCTTCTCGTCAGCATCCCTTGGGCGTCACCATGAGTTATGCGCGACGTCAGGAACTCATCGACTGGGCCGCCCAGAATCAAAGCTGGATCATCGAGGACGACTGCGACAGCGAGTTTCGCTACAACGGGCGCCCCCTGCCGGCACTCTATGCCATGGACCAATGGGCTCGGGTCATCTACGCCGGCACCTTCAGCAAAGTGCTGTTCCCCTCGCTACGACTGGGTTACGTGATACTGCCCAACGCCTTGATCGAACCCTTCTGTACCCTGCGAGCGGTCATGGATCGCAGCCCGCCGACACTGCTGCAGGCCGTCACCGCTGACTTCATGCGCGAAGGCCACTTTCTCGGCCATATTCGTCGAATGCGTGCTCTGTACCAGGCTCGCCAGCAGGCACTGGTCGAACAACTGCAGCTACAGCTCGGCGGTTTTTTCAGGATCACGCCTGTAGAAGCCGGCATGCACCTGATTGCCTGGTTACCAGCCCATCTTGATGACGACACCCTGGCCAGTGAACTCAGCCAGCATGACATTCATACCTATGCCCTGAGCGACTACTGCGTTGCGCATGTCTTGCCGCCGGCGCTGTTGATCGGCTTTGCCAGCACCCCTGAGGACCAGGCCGCAGCGCGCGTCGAAGCGCTTGCCCAGGCCCTGGACAAAATGGGCTACCTGCAGCCGACCATTTGA
- a CDS encoding response regulator, with protein MRLLLIEDDVALGEGIHQALGREGYTVDWLQDGTSALHSLLSEIFDLAVLDLGLPRMDGLEVLRRLRDSGSNLPVLILTARDATEDRIAGLDAGADDYLIKPFDLAELKARIRALLRRSAGRGQSLIEHAGISLNPGTQQVSYKGEPVALTPKEYQLLHELLSPPGRVMTRDHLMQLLYGWNEEAESNTLEVHIHHLRKKFSTDLIRTVRGIGYLVEERR; from the coding sequence GTGCGTTTATTACTCATAGAGGATGACGTGGCACTCGGCGAGGGCATTCATCAGGCCCTCGGCCGTGAAGGTTATACCGTCGACTGGTTGCAGGACGGCACCAGCGCCTTGCACTCGTTGCTCAGTGAAATCTTCGATCTGGCGGTGCTCGACCTTGGCCTGCCACGCATGGACGGCCTCGAAGTGCTGAGGCGCTTGCGCGACAGCGGTTCCAACCTGCCGGTGTTGATCCTGACCGCGCGCGATGCCACCGAAGACCGCATCGCCGGCCTGGATGCCGGCGCCGATGACTACCTGATCAAGCCTTTCGACCTGGCAGAATTGAAGGCGCGCATACGTGCGTTGCTTCGGCGCAGCGCCGGGCGTGGACAATCGCTGATCGAGCACGCCGGTATCAGCCTGAACCCCGGCACCCAGCAAGTCAGCTACAAAGGCGAGCCGGTGGCCCTGACACCCAAGGAGTACCAGTTGCTCCACGAACTGCTCTCGCCACCCGGCCGAGTAATGACTCGCGATCATCTGATGCAGTTGCTGTACGGCTGGAACGAGGAGGCCGAAAGCAACACCCTGGAAGTGCACATCCATCACCTGCGCAAGAAGTTCTCCACCGATCTGATCCGCACCGTCCGTGGTATCGGTTACCTGGTGGAGGAGCGTCGATGA
- a CDS encoding LysR family transcriptional regulator gives MPGICNLNLKSFDLNLLRVLDMLLREQNVSRAAERLALSQPTVSNALARLRSLFDDPLLVRVGRHMQPTSRALALAGPIRAALQQIEQTLNAGETFDPRLSQQQVRIALTDFVEQLCMPPLLARLGELAPNLRIDVAHLAPSLPAELLDRGELDMVLGRFEEVPARFTRRAWHSETLRLAVRKQHPLAHDPLTLDNFLGLRHLWVSGGQSRGMVDQWLGKQGLSRKIVYTTPNYLQAAHLVAHSDLSVVLPTQLANQFAQLLPLQVFELPFDVGSFHLELVYLAQRQHEPALAWLIEQILAVRPA, from the coding sequence ATGCCTGGTATTTGTAATTTGAATTTAAAAAGCTTCGATCTGAATTTGCTCCGGGTGCTCGATATGCTGCTGCGCGAACAGAACGTGTCGCGAGCGGCCGAGCGCCTGGCCCTCAGCCAGCCCACCGTCAGCAATGCCCTCGCACGCCTGCGTTCACTGTTCGACGACCCCTTGCTGGTGCGCGTTGGCCGTCACATGCAACCCACCTCCCGGGCGCTGGCGCTGGCGGGACCGATTCGCGCGGCCTTGCAACAGATCGAACAGACACTCAATGCCGGGGAAACCTTCGACCCACGCCTGAGCCAGCAGCAGGTGCGCATCGCCCTGACCGACTTTGTCGAACAGCTGTGCATGCCGCCCTTGCTGGCGCGCCTGGGAGAACTGGCGCCAAACCTGCGTATCGACGTTGCTCACCTCGCCCCCAGCCTTCCTGCCGAGCTACTGGACCGGGGTGAACTGGACATGGTTCTGGGACGCTTCGAAGAAGTGCCGGCGCGCTTCACCCGCCGGGCCTGGCACAGCGAAACCCTGCGACTGGCGGTGCGCAAGCAGCATCCGCTGGCACACGACCCACTCACGCTGGATAACTTCCTGGGGCTGCGCCATCTCTGGGTCAGTGGCGGCCAGTCGCGTGGCATGGTCGATCAATGGCTGGGCAAGCAAGGCCTGTCGAGGAAAATCGTCTACACCACACCCAACTACCTGCAAGCGGCGCACCTGGTCGCCCATTCAGATTTGAGCGTCGTCCTGCCGACCCAGTTGGCCAATCAATTCGCGCAGTTGCTACCGCTGCAGGTGTTCGAATTACCCTTCGACGTCGGCTCGTTCCACCTCGAACTGGTGTATCTGGCACAACGCCAACATGAGCCGGCACTGGCGTGGCTGATCGAACAAATCCTGGCGGTACGGCCGGCTTGA
- a CDS encoding MFS transporter: MTSQDKAKWLRFLILILGGGTIYKLANLKDAFYIPMQEFMGLSHTEIGVLLSANAIIATALFVVGGMLADRYDTRKLIPLGLIGTGGLGLYLATFPPFSNLLVVFCLLAVCADCLFWPSLLKAIRNLGDDKEQGRLFGLLEGGRGVIDTLVAFSALGVFVAMGSGENGLKSAILFYSVIDILAGTLTWLLLKSGKTQSTVKPKNGLSNLLEAIKVPGIWLVSLNVFMVYIVYCGLTYFIPYLKEMYELPVALVGAYGIINQYFLKILGGPAGGFIADKQFKSSSRYLKWAFLALLPMMGVIMLIPKSPDYIYAGMAATLSFALIVFSMRGVFWAPMGEVGIPQHITGSAFGIGCLIGYAPGMFAYVIYGAILDHFPGQQGYNYVFSLMSVLAIVGFMVSSLLYQAVRKNATITGKVSAAQA, encoded by the coding sequence ATGACATCCCAAGACAAGGCCAAATGGCTCAGATTCCTGATTCTCATCCTCGGTGGCGGCACCATCTACAAGCTGGCGAATCTCAAAGACGCCTTTTATATCCCCATGCAAGAATTCATGGGGCTGTCCCACACTGAAATCGGCGTGCTGCTGAGCGCCAACGCCATCATCGCCACCGCACTGTTCGTGGTGGGCGGCATGCTCGCCGACCGGTACGACACGCGCAAGCTGATCCCCCTCGGCCTGATCGGTACCGGTGGCCTCGGGCTTTACCTGGCGACCTTTCCGCCCTTCAGCAATCTGCTGGTGGTGTTCTGCCTGCTGGCCGTGTGTGCCGACTGCCTCTTTTGGCCTTCGCTGCTCAAAGCCATCCGCAACCTGGGCGACGATAAGGAACAGGGGCGCCTGTTCGGCCTGCTCGAAGGCGGGCGTGGCGTCATCGATACCCTGGTTGCCTTCTCTGCGCTGGGCGTCTTCGTCGCCATGGGCTCCGGTGAAAACGGCCTGAAGTCGGCGATCCTGTTCTACTCGGTCATCGACATTCTTGCCGGTACCCTGACCTGGCTGCTGCTCAAGAGCGGCAAAACCCAGTCGACCGTCAAGCCGAAGAACGGGTTGTCCAACCTGCTCGAGGCCATCAAGGTGCCGGGCATCTGGCTGGTCAGCCTCAACGTGTTCATGGTCTACATCGTCTACTGCGGCCTGACCTATTTCATTCCCTACCTCAAGGAAATGTACGAACTGCCCGTGGCCCTGGTAGGCGCCTACGGCATCATCAACCAGTACTTCCTCAAGATCCTGGGCGGCCCTGCCGGTGGCTTCATTGCCGACAAGCAGTTCAAGAGTTCGAGCCGCTATCTGAAGTGGGCATTCCTGGCGTTGTTGCCGATGATGGGCGTCATCATGCTCATCCCGAAAAGCCCGGATTACATCTACGCAGGCATGGCGGCCACCCTCTCCTTCGCGCTGATTGTGTTTTCCATGCGCGGCGTGTTCTGGGCCCCCATGGGTGAAGTCGGCATTCCCCAACACATCACCGGTTCAGCCTTTGGCATCGGTTGCCTGATCGGCTATGCGCCGGGCATGTTCGCCTACGTCATCTATGGCGCGATCCTTGACCACTTCCCGGGTCAACAGGGCTACAACTACGTGTTCTCGTTGATGAGCGTATTGGCCATTGTCGGGTTCATGGTGTCCAGCCTGCTGTATCAAGCGGTCCGCAAGAATGCCACGATCACTGGCAAGGTCAGCGCCGCGCAAGCCTGA
- a CDS encoding TIM barrel protein, protein MNNKIQERFNALLSHKAVEAEAPPLLTEALARQLLDRLAQLRLFAHAYPLLTNLTHGRVTPGDLLDFAYRHELQGLSLHLLDGEENSLSQMTAAQLQAFAAKANALGLDVHLEISSTLKKDVDQVIAIAKALGTHNIRVYSRYEGALSRVMDVIESDLHYLAQQADEHDLFFDFEQHEELKSGEIAQLLSRLNHPRLHALFDFGNMINACEQPLAALRNLAPHIRQTHLKGVRIVPEQNGFGHYGVLQGCAEDDLPSARMLFELLMLGESTPQVIAFILEQENHYVAPAFRQFDEAADPFIAYREMSETALPEGFSLERMLADEHRWANNQVAYVRGLLAEFRTLAELTLAHCANA, encoded by the coding sequence ATGAACAATAAGATCCAGGAACGATTCAACGCCTTGCTCAGCCATAAGGCTGTCGAGGCCGAGGCTCCCCCCCTACTGACCGAGGCACTGGCCCGCCAGTTGCTCGACCGACTGGCGCAACTGCGCCTGTTTGCCCATGCCTACCCCTTGCTGACCAACCTGACCCACGGCCGCGTCACACCGGGCGACCTGCTGGACTTCGCTTATCGCCATGAACTGCAGGGCCTGAGCCTGCACTTGCTCGACGGTGAGGAAAACAGCCTGAGTCAAATGACCGCCGCGCAGCTTCAGGCGTTCGCTGCCAAGGCCAATGCCCTCGGGCTGGACGTGCATCTGGAAATCAGCAGCACCCTGAAAAAGGATGTCGATCAAGTGATCGCCATCGCCAAGGCGCTGGGCACCCACAATATCCGTGTCTACTCACGCTACGAAGGGGCGCTGTCCCGGGTCATGGACGTGATCGAGTCAGACCTGCACTACCTCGCGCAACAGGCAGACGAGCACGACCTGTTCTTCGACTTCGAGCAGCATGAAGAACTCAAGAGCGGCGAGATCGCGCAACTGCTGAGCCGTCTGAACCACCCTCGCCTGCACGCCCTGTTCGACTTCGGCAACATGATCAATGCCTGCGAGCAGCCCCTTGCTGCACTGCGCAACCTGGCGCCGCACATACGCCAGACCCACCTCAAGGGTGTGCGCATCGTGCCTGAGCAAAACGGCTTCGGGCATTACGGCGTGCTGCAAGGCTGTGCCGAAGACGACCTGCCCAGCGCACGCATGTTGTTCGAACTGCTGATGCTCGGCGAATCAACCCCGCAAGTGATCGCCTTCATTCTTGAACAGGAAAACCACTACGTCGCCCCGGCCTTCCGCCAGTTCGACGAAGCCGCCGACCCGTTCATTGCGTACCGGGAAATGAGTGAAACAGCGCTGCCCGAAGGCTTCTCGCTGGAGCGAATGCTGGCCGATGAGCACCGTTGGGCAAACAACCAGGTCGCCTACGTACGAGGTCTGCTGGCCGAGTTCCGAACCCTGGCCGAGTTGACCCTGGCCCATTGCGCTAACGCCTGA
- a CDS encoding AMP-binding protein — translation MSPEMERFKQTLRHHAEQKTNAIALWGDHLKLDYATLYAEVIYRRQRLRDEQARVIALALDNGVEAMLWDLAALFEGLTCVALPPFFSPAQRKHCLEQSQAEHVIAEPQLHDELLAAGYQKCGEFWHRTFSDPNRMPEGTAKLTFTSGTTGTPKGVCLSADSILRVARELHLASQPTDPQHHLALLPLAILLENIGCYAALYAGATLSLPSQKTLGIEGASGVDVPQLLGCLASRSPQSLILVPQLLLMLVSAAEQQAFDPQHLRFTAVGGARVSEDLLHRAQRVRIPVYEGYGLSECASVVCLNRPQARRTGSVGRPLSHVEIRLADDGEVLIKGSTLLGYLGEAPHTAQWWPSGDLGEFDAEGFLYLKGRKKHQFVTSFGRNVNPEWVEAELTQRGPVAQAFVYGEAMPHNHALLWPHRPDCTDEQLAATVAQANESLPEYAQVHHWSRLDQPFTATNGLLTANGRPRRDAIVERYRGQLSESAFSEESAP, via the coding sequence ATGTCGCCTGAAATGGAGCGTTTCAAACAGACCCTGCGTCATCATGCCGAGCAAAAAACCAATGCCATTGCCTTGTGGGGCGATCATCTGAAGCTGGACTACGCCACGCTGTATGCCGAGGTCATTTATCGCCGGCAGCGCCTGCGCGATGAGCAGGCAAGGGTGATCGCCCTGGCCCTGGACAATGGCGTCGAAGCCATGCTCTGGGACCTGGCCGCGTTGTTCGAGGGTTTGACCTGCGTAGCCTTGCCGCCTTTTTTCAGTCCGGCGCAACGCAAGCACTGCCTGGAGCAAAGCCAGGCCGAACACGTCATTGCCGAGCCGCAACTGCACGACGAGCTGCTAGCGGCTGGATATCAGAAGTGCGGCGAGTTCTGGCATCGCACCTTCAGTGACCCGAACCGGATGCCTGAAGGCACCGCCAAGTTGACCTTCACCTCGGGCACCACAGGCACACCCAAGGGCGTGTGCTTGAGTGCCGACAGCATTCTGCGAGTCGCTCGCGAGCTGCACCTGGCCAGCCAGCCCACCGACCCGCAACACCACCTGGCGCTGCTGCCGCTGGCCATTTTGCTGGAGAACATCGGTTGTTACGCCGCACTGTATGCCGGCGCTACCTTGAGCCTGCCCAGCCAGAAAACCCTGGGGATTGAAGGCGCCAGCGGTGTGGATGTGCCTCAGCTATTGGGATGCCTGGCCAGCCGTTCGCCCCAGAGCCTGATTCTGGTGCCGCAGTTGTTGCTGATGCTGGTCAGTGCGGCCGAGCAGCAGGCTTTCGACCCACAGCATCTGCGTTTTACCGCCGTGGGCGGTGCCCGGGTCAGCGAAGATCTACTGCATCGCGCTCAACGGGTCCGCATACCTGTCTATGAAGGTTACGGGTTGTCCGAGTGCGCGTCGGTAGTGTGCCTCAATCGCCCGCAAGCACGGCGCACCGGCAGTGTCGGACGGCCATTGTCCCATGTGGAGATCCGCCTGGCGGACGACGGCGAAGTGCTGATCAAGGGTTCAACCTTGCTGGGCTATCTGGGAGAGGCGCCGCACACCGCCCAGTGGTGGCCCAGCGGCGATCTCGGCGAGTTCGACGCCGAGGGTTTTCTCTACCTCAAGGGACGCAAGAAACATCAGTTCGTCACCAGTTTCGGACGCAACGTAAACCCCGAGTGGGTGGAAGCCGAATTGACCCAGCGCGGGCCTGTCGCCCAGGCCTTCGTCTATGGCGAGGCCATGCCTCACAACCATGCGCTGCTCTGGCCCCACCGCCCGGACTGCACCGACGAACAACTGGCCGCTACCGTGGCCCAGGCCAACGAGTCTTTGCCCGAGTACGCCCAGGTCCATCACTGGAGCCGGCTCGACCAACCCTTCACTGCCACCAACGGCTTGCTCACCGCCAATGGCCGGCCCCGCCGTGACGCCATCGTCGAACGCTACCGAGGGCAATTGAGCGAATCTGCATTCTCCGAGGAATCCGCACCATGA
- a CDS encoding tetratricopeptide repeat protein has protein sequence MNKIIACLLLGALSQSVWALDAADQQRLNGIQQSWAHIQYELPEGQRTAAFETLAAQASSFKQERQTVAEAWIWSGIVTSSWAGAQGGLGALSKVKDAKADLEKALTLDPKALQGSAYTSLGALYDRVPGWPIGFGDSDKAEQLLKLALQMNPNGIDSLYFWGDHLYRQKRYVEARAALQKALLAAPRPGRESADAGRRKEIETLLVDVNKQLG, from the coding sequence ATGAACAAGATCATCGCTTGCCTGCTGCTTGGCGCATTGAGCCAGAGTGTCTGGGCGCTGGATGCCGCCGACCAGCAGCGTCTCAACGGTATCCAGCAAAGCTGGGCGCACATTCAGTACGAGTTGCCCGAGGGACAACGAACCGCGGCTTTTGAAACACTGGCCGCTCAGGCTTCGAGCTTCAAGCAGGAACGCCAAACGGTGGCTGAGGCCTGGATCTGGTCTGGCATTGTCACCAGTAGCTGGGCAGGCGCCCAGGGAGGGCTGGGTGCGCTGAGCAAGGTCAAGGATGCCAAAGCTGACCTGGAAAAAGCCCTTACGCTGGACCCCAAGGCCCTGCAAGGTTCAGCCTATACCAGCCTGGGGGCACTCTATGACCGCGTACCGGGTTGGCCCATCGGTTTTGGCGATTCGGACAAGGCCGAACAGTTGCTCAAGCTGGCATTGCAAATGAACCCCAACGGCATCGACAGCCTGTACTTCTGGGGCGATCACCTCTACCGTCAGAAGCGTTATGTCGAAGCCAGGGCAGCGCTGCAAAAAGCCTTGCTGGCTGCGCCTCGACCTGGCCGCGAGAGCGCTGATGCCGGGCGCCGCAAGGAGATCGAGACGCTGTTGGTGGACGTGAACAAGCAACTCGGCTGA
- a CDS encoding SDR family oxidoreductase: protein MRLSEARVVLTGASGGIGLAIATALCASGAQVLAVARHREPLVPLLELYPRNLCWVRADLTLLSDRRQVLAQAQGIGGINLLINAAGVNHFAMLEQLDDSEINSMLAVNISAPMCLTKLMLPLLKQADSAMVVNVGSTYGSIGYPGYASYCATKFALRGFSEALRRELADTRVSVLYVAPRATRTGMNSPAAQALNDALKANVDDPQTVAAAVIHAIAGERRDLYLGWPERFFVRLNSLLPHLVDRGLRKQLPLIRRLSQKPDQENLEP from the coding sequence ATGCGCCTGTCTGAAGCTCGCGTCGTGTTGACCGGTGCCAGCGGCGGCATCGGCCTGGCCATCGCCACCGCACTGTGCGCCAGTGGTGCCCAGGTGCTGGCCGTGGCTCGGCATCGGGAACCCTTGGTGCCGCTGCTGGAGCTTTATCCCCGCAATCTGTGCTGGGTCCGTGCAGACCTGACGTTGCTCTCCGACCGCCGCCAGGTGCTGGCGCAGGCCCAGGGTATCGGCGGCATCAACCTGCTGATCAATGCCGCCGGGGTCAACCATTTCGCCATGCTCGAACAATTGGACGACAGCGAGATCAATTCGATGCTCGCGGTGAACATCAGTGCGCCGATGTGCCTGACAAAACTGATGTTGCCTCTGCTCAAGCAAGCCGACAGTGCCATGGTGGTGAACGTCGGTTCGACCTATGGCTCCATTGGCTACCCCGGTTACGCCAGTTACTGCGCCACCAAGTTCGCCCTGCGCGGGTTCTCTGAAGCCTTGCGCCGGGAGCTGGCGGACACCCGGGTCAGCGTGCTTTACGTCGCCCCGCGAGCGACCCGTACCGGCATGAACAGCCCGGCAGCCCAGGCACTGAACGATGCGCTCAAAGCCAATGTCGACGATCCGCAAACCGTGGCGGCTGCGGTAATTCACGCCATTGCCGGTGAACGTCGCGACTTGTACCTGGGCTGGCCTGAACGTTTTTTTGTACGCCTGAACAGCCTCCTGCCCCATCTGGTGGACCGTGGTTTACGCAAACAATTGCCACTGATCCGCCGCCTGAGCCAGAAACCCGACCAGGAGAATCTCGAACCATGA